Proteins found in one Sphingomonas sp. SORGH_AS_0879 genomic segment:
- a CDS encoding DUF6628 family protein — protein sequence MAETTTLATTLPHMLPACPYARIALFAVRRMGAHGLSDARAAHTLFTVFGQDFRRPLLLMRTLMADLAAHATGQIAIAPCCCARMTAAEAALITILAQMETAPEKARFLMADLLGVRRVDGVLASAAAVSAAFADEGRPISF from the coding sequence ATGGCCGAAACCACCACCCTTGCCACCACGCTTCCCCATATGCTTCCGGCCTGCCCCTATGCGCGGATCGCGCTGTTCGCGGTCCGGAGGATGGGCGCGCATGGGCTCTCCGACGCGCGCGCCGCGCATACCCTGTTCACCGTGTTCGGGCAGGATTTCCGGCGGCCGCTGCTCCTGATGCGGACGCTGATGGCCGACCTGGCGGCGCATGCCACGGGCCAGATCGCGATCGCGCCGTGCTGCTGCGCGCGGATGACGGCGGCGGAGGCGGCGCTGATCACCATCCTCGCGCAGATGGAAACCGCGCCGGAAAAGGCCCGCTTCCTGATGGCCGACCTGCTAGGCGTTCGGCGGGTCGACGGCGTGTTGGCGAGCGCGGCGGCGGTCAGCGCCGCCTTCGCCGACGAGGGGCGGCCGATCAGCTTCTGA
- a CDS encoding folylpolyglutamate synthase/dihydrofolate synthase family protein, translating into MPDHARSDHPAVQAQLDRLWSLSPGADILGLERIATLLARLGDPHHHLPPVFHVAGTNGKGSTCAFLRAAIEASGQSVHVYSSPHLVRFNERIRINGALIGDDALAAMLDEVLGHAEGIGASFFEVTTAAAFLSFARTPAAAAIIEVGLGGRLDATNVLPPPAVCGIAALGVDHEAFLGRSLTGIAREKAGIAKPGTPLVTMDYPRTLQEAIAEVAASAGAPVVTRGRDWFSQTRGRSVEYRDGRSELTLPRPALTGGHQSRNLALAVAMIRHQKAVSVPEDALRTAATQARWPARMQKMRSGPLTAHLPEGSECWLDGAHNPSAATPVARAMSGWRSQGPSALILGMLANKEAGPVLQKLGAMVDVVVTVPVPDHASHEPEDLAAQAHAMGIDAIAAGDPTEALAIIADRFRQPARVLIAGSLYLAGQGPRPER; encoded by the coding sequence GGCGCGGACATATTGGGGCTGGAGCGGATCGCGACATTGCTCGCCCGGCTGGGCGACCCGCACCATCATCTGCCCCCGGTGTTCCACGTCGCCGGGACCAACGGCAAGGGGTCGACCTGCGCCTTTCTGCGCGCGGCGATCGAGGCGTCGGGGCAGAGCGTCCATGTCTATTCCAGCCCGCACCTCGTCCGCTTCAACGAGCGTATCCGCATCAACGGCGCGCTGATCGGGGATGACGCCCTTGCCGCCATGCTGGACGAGGTGCTGGGTCATGCCGAAGGGATCGGCGCCAGCTTCTTCGAGGTGACCACGGCGGCGGCTTTCCTGTCCTTCGCCCGCACGCCCGCTGCGGCGGCGATCATTGAGGTGGGATTGGGCGGACGTCTGGACGCGACCAACGTCCTGCCCCCGCCCGCCGTCTGCGGCATCGCGGCCCTCGGTGTCGATCACGAAGCGTTTCTGGGGCGGAGCCTGACCGGCATCGCACGGGAAAAGGCCGGGATCGCGAAGCCCGGCACGCCGCTCGTCACGATGGATTATCCCCGCACCTTGCAGGAGGCGATCGCGGAGGTGGCGGCGAGCGCGGGTGCGCCCGTGGTGACGCGGGGCCGTGACTGGTTCAGCCAGACACGCGGTCGCTCGGTCGAGTATCGTGACGGGCGCTCCGAGCTGACCTTGCCGCGTCCCGCACTGACCGGCGGGCACCAATCGCGGAATCTGGCCCTGGCGGTGGCGATGATCCGGCACCAGAAGGCGGTGTCCGTCCCCGAAGACGCCTTGCGAACCGCCGCGACGCAAGCGCGCTGGCCCGCCCGGATGCAGAAAATGCGCTCCGGCCCGCTCACCGCTCATCTGCCGGAGGGCAGCGAATGTTGGCTCGACGGCGCGCATAATCCTTCGGCGGCGACACCGGTGGCCCGCGCGATGAGCGGCTGGCGATCGCAGGGGCCCAGCGCGCTGATATTGGGCATGCTCGCGAACAAGGAGGCCGGGCCGGTTCTTCAGAAGCTCGGCGCGATGGTGGATGTGGTCGTGACGGTCCCCGTCCCCGATCACGCCAGCCACGAGCCGGAAGATCTCGCCGCACAGGCCCATGCCATGGGGATCGACGCCATCGCGGCTGGCGATCCGACGGAGGCGCTGGCGATCATCGCCGATCGTTTCCGCCAGCCTGCCCGTGTGTTGATCGCGGGTTCATTGTACCTTGCCGGACAGGGTCCTCGCCCTGAACGATGA